One Cervus canadensis isolate Bull #8, Minnesota chromosome 13, ASM1932006v1, whole genome shotgun sequence DNA segment encodes these proteins:
- the LOC122452320 gene encoding basic proline-rich protein-like, with amino-acid sequence MLGLPPLSSPKAKQIETHLVVVSTSPDRPELDLPPVKTLRDEDRKLAPVSSRELQSHRSQAQHPRSRRNIKQEPGLRGQRQPTTLHARQKLSRRQDTTALRCTSRPSPGPAGSLGGLSALKVGPGLLCTWGARAVPLGVQCLYLVRRDYYYLHVKTRVHFQAGSSRRPSSHSDTPRGSGALAQAPQVEKPAELRRPSAAGERLWRGWPRPALQPAADACPALPSLAGQTRPEPRGCGSALRLRGARAARSRPAPPARPAPPSARAAASPPPSTRPPPPLRSRPGTLRKVARAAEAGGEEGRREAEAWTRRAATGPARERGACETRQSCLPFPRGFPRRGSARCPQGERGNMTSAPARLPPSLLPSLPPPPPPPPLLRQHTGRPPLAPTPARPLPPSLLPALPSLLSPPLPVPGDTRAQLQPAAPTPRAPGLRPLRPGGARLQPKNIFTLQPSEMSSLFLKNLVYFCCCCVCV; translated from the exons ATGTTGGGGCTCCCTCCACTTTCTTCTCCCAAAGCGAAGCAGATAGAGACACACTTGGTAGTTGTTTCCACCAGCCCTGATCGGCCTGAACTGGATCTGCCTCCAGTCAAAACACTGAGAGATGAAGACAGAAAATTGGCTCCAGTTTCCAGCCGTGAGTTGCAGTCCCACAGGAGCCAAGCACAACATCCACGGAGCAGGCGGAATATTAAACAGGAGCCAGGGCTCCGGGGCCAGAGGCAGCCGACAACTCTCCACGCAAGGCAGAAACTTTCCAGGAGGCAGGACACCACTGCCCTCCGGTGCACTTCACGCCCCTCCCCGGGGCCTGCGGGGAGTCTGGGAGGCCTCTCTGCTCTTAAGGTGGGCCCTGGGCTGCTCTGCACCTGGGGTGCTAGGGCTGTTCCCCTGGGGGTTCAGTGTCTGTACCTGGTCCGAA GAGACTATTATTACCTACATGTTAAAACAAGGGTCCACTTCCAG GCGGGCAGCAGCCGACGTCCGAGTTCCCACAGTGACACACCCCGGGGGTCGGGGGCCCTAGCCCAAGCCCCTCAGGTGGAAAAGCCGGCAGAGCTCCGCCGGCCGTCGGCCGCGGGAGAAA GGCTCTGGCGAGGCTGGCCCCGGCCCGCGCTCCAGCCCGCAGCAGATGCCTGCCCGGCCCTCCCTTCCCTCGCCGGCCAAACCCGCCCGGAGCCCCGGGGCTGCGGGAGCGCCCTCCGCCTCCGCGGGGCCCGAGCGGCCAGGAGTCGGCCGGCGCCTCCCGCCCGGCCCGCACCACCTTCTGCCCGCGCGGCCgcctctcctcccccctccacccgccccccgccgccTCTGCGGTCCCGGCCGGGCACACTCCGGAAAGTTGCTAGGGCCGCGGAggcgggaggggaggaagggaggagagaggcgGAGGCGTGGACCAGGCGGGCAGCAACCGGGCCCGCCAGGGAG CGAGGAGCGTGTGAAACCCGTCAATCCTGTTTGCCATTTCCCCGTGGATTTCCGAGGAGAGGTTCTGCACGATGCCCCCAGGGTGAGCGAGGCAACATGACAAGCGCGCCCGCtcgcctccctccttccctcctgccctccctcccgccgccgccgccgccgccgccgctccttCGGCAGCACACGGGGCGCCCTCCcctcgcccccaccccagcccgccccctgcctccttccctccttcccgccctcccatccctcctctcccctcccctcccggtGCCCGGGGACACGCGGGCCCAGCTCCAGCCCGCAGCCCCGACCCCACGCGCTCCCGGGCTCCGGCCCCTTCGCCCTGGGGGGGCTCGGCTGCAGCCGAAGAATATATTCACCCTGCAACCTTCTGAgatgtcttctctctttttaaaaaatttggtttacttttgttgttgttgtgtatgcgtgtga
- the LOC122451999 gene encoding translation initiation factor IF-2-like: protein MPAQRRKARAASARSGSPASPLLPPLYPRHWPPGSRSGRCAPTRRGARGSRSATADARGHRPSPSNPARPLRPRPPPAPSPALTAGSAGRRRRPRRSSCCWPAPGSAPARPPVHTPRARASARPGPVRGGAGAGAGGGHGCAAGEGPGRSRRRDWGAAPPSPQTVMVMSGSV from the coding sequence ATGCCAGCCCAGCGGAGAAAAGCCCGCGCCGCCTCCGCGCGCAGCGGCTCCCCGgcttctcctctccttccacccCTCTACCCCCGCCACTGGCCGCCCGGGTCCCGCTCCGGCCGGTGCGCGCCCACTCGGCGAGGGGCGCGGGGGAGCCGGTCCGCGACTGCAGACGCCCGAGGGCACCGGCCGTCGCCCTCCAACCCGGCCCGGCCTCTCCGCCCCCGGCCGCCGCCCGCGCCCAGCCCGGCTCTTACCGCGGGGTCAgccgggaggcggcggcggccgcggcgctcGAGCTGCTGCTGGCCCGCTCCGGGCTCGGCGCCAGCCCGGCCGCCGGTGCACACTCCGCGCGCTCGGGCctcggcccggcccggcccggtcCGGGGAGGCGCGGGTGCTGGTGCTGGTGGCGGCCACGGGTGCGCGGCGGGCGAGGGTCCCGGCAGGTCCCGCCGCCGCGACTGGGGCGCCGCGCCGCCGTCGCCGCAGACGGTTATGGTAATGAGCGGCTCTGTCTAG
- the SERTAD4 gene encoding SERTA domain-containing protein 4, with protein MTLVLSMNRFCEPIVSEGAAEIAGYQTLWEADSYGGLSPPGPAQAPLQGDRGAGPPLAGSHYRGISNPITTSKITYFKRKYVEEEDFHPPLSSCSHKTISIFEERAHILYMSLEKLKFIDDPEVYLRRSVLINNLMKRIHGEIIMQNNWCFPACSFNGTSAQEWFMAQDCPYRKRPRMAKEECEKFHACCLYQECGGHYLNLPLSVNANVGSASTSASSSSPSASSSSSPPLPLPSCSHQVDFDIGSAPVYKGDSQIPASEIFVTNVRSLGVQEKAKLNDEKVNDDTNRDGGPLSHGPVGNDLAFEGKGQFYDYFETGYNEKSSVSESWKKSLRKKEPSPSNKLCCSKGSKI; from the exons ATGACTCTGGTTCTGTCCATGAATAGATTCTGCGAGCCCATTGTCTCGGAAGGAGCTGCTGAAATTGCTGGGTACCAGACACTATGGGAGGCTGACAGCTACGGAGGCCTGAGCCCCCCGGGGCCAGCCCAGGCTCCCCTGCAGGGAGACCGGGGAGCCGGTCCCCCACTGGCAG GATCACATTACAGGGGAATTTCAAATCCTATAACAACATCCAAGATCACATACTTTAAGAGGAAGTATGTGGAAGAAGAGGATTTTCACCCACCACTCAGCAGCTGTAGCCATAAA ACCATCTCAATCTTTGAGGAGCGAGCCCACATCCTTTATATGTCCTTAGAAAAGCTAAAGTTTATCGATGATCCTGAAGTGTACCTCCGAAGATCTGTCCTTATAAACAATCTGATGAAAAGGATCCATGGAGAAATTATCATGCAGAATAACTGGTGCTTTCCTGCCTGCTCTTTCAATGGCACCTCTGCCCAGGAGTGGTTTATGGCTCAAGACTGTCCTTACCGGAAACGACCTCGGATGGccaaagaggagtgtgaaaagttTCATGCCTGCTGCTTGTACCAGGAATGTGGTGGTCACTACCTAAATTTACCCCTCTCGGTCAACGCTAATGTCGGAAGTGCCTccacctctgcctcctcttcctccccctccgcgtcttcctcttcctctccccctctGCCTTTACCGAGCTGTTCCCACCAGGTGGATTTTGATATAGGCAGCGCACCTGTTTACAAGGGTGATAGCCAGATACCCGCCAGTGAAATCTTTGTTACTAACGTCCGGTCACTTGGTGTTCAGGAAAAGGCCAAATTAAATGATGAGAAAGTAAATGATGACACCAACAGGGATGGTGGCCCCCTGAGCCATGGACCTGTGGGCAATGACCTTGCTTTTGAGGGCAAAGGccaattttatgattattttgagACTGGATATAATGAAAAAAGCAGTGTAAGTGAGTCTTGGAAAAAGTCCTTGAGGAAAAAGGAGCCTTCACCAAGTAACAAGCTGTGCTGCAGCAAAGGAAGTAAAATATGA